A genomic region of Saprospiraceae bacterium contains the following coding sequences:
- a CDS encoding ATP-binding protein, with protein MECLDAKTLSRKSKRINNDNKSYIYTVNQKFNFIITANKLYLPRFAEPEILRLISTNPAIVVVGPRQVGKTALVKHLAAQVPGQVVYFDLENPDDYNKLNNPSLLFNPLKDHTVILDEVQRVPTLFPILRSLIDQHRQPGRFILLGSASPELIRDTSESLAGRVAYFELQPFSIRELPVEIDYRQHWLRGGFPDSLLAGDDVQSLEWRENFIRSYLERDLPLLGLRADPMLIRRLWSMIAHLNGQLLNLATLSKSLDISSPTVRRYINFLESAFLIRQLQPWFANTRKRLVKTPKIYLRDTGLLHALLRIENNLQLQGHPAVGASWEAYIVQEIASRLPARADLFFYRTHDGTEADLVITRSGVPHVLLEIKYSTAPKPGKGFFIAKKDLATTRNFIICPTPNSYPLAEDVDVLSYLELDKIFDA; from the coding sequence ATGGAATGTCTTGATGCAAAAACACTTTCCCGAAAAAGTAAAAGAATAAACAATGACAATAAAAGCTATATTTACACCGTAAATCAAAAATTTAATTTTATAATTACGGCTAATAAACTATATTTACCACGTTTTGCAGAACCAGAAATTCTGCGACTCATCTCAACCAATCCTGCGATAGTAGTGGTCGGGCCCAGGCAGGTGGGCAAAACGGCATTGGTGAAGCACCTTGCCGCTCAGGTACCGGGGCAAGTAGTGTACTTCGACTTGGAAAATCCCGATGATTACAATAAGCTGAATAACCCAAGTCTGCTCTTCAATCCCCTGAAAGACCATACCGTCATTTTAGATGAAGTGCAGCGGGTTCCGACGCTCTTCCCGATTTTGCGCAGTCTGATCGATCAGCACCGGCAGCCAGGGCGTTTTATCTTGCTCGGCTCGGCATCGCCAGAGCTCATCCGGGACACTTCGGAGTCTTTGGCTGGTAGGGTGGCTTATTTCGAGTTACAGCCGTTTTCGATCCGCGAGTTGCCTGTTGAAATCGATTATCGCCAACATTGGCTTAGGGGTGGGTTTCCCGATTCGCTCCTTGCGGGTGACGATGTCCAAAGCCTTGAATGGCGTGAAAATTTCATTCGCAGTTATCTCGAACGCGACCTTCCTCTCCTGGGATTGCGAGCCGACCCAATGCTTATCCGCCGCTTATGGAGTATGATCGCACATCTCAATGGACAATTACTCAATCTTGCGACCTTATCCAAATCTCTTGATATAAGTTCCCCTACAGTTCGCCGTTATATTAATTTCCTGGAATCAGCATTCCTGATTCGTCAACTGCAACCTTGGTTTGCCAACACCAGAAAACGCCTGGTAAAAACGCCCAAAATTTATCTCCGGGACACGGGTTTACTGCACGCCCTTCTTCGCATTGAAAACAATTTACAGTTGCAAGGTCATCCTGCAGTCGGCGCATCCTGGGAGGCTTATATTGTGCAAGAAATCGCTTCGCGTTTGCCGGCCCGGGCGGATTTATTTTTTTACCGTACGCATGACGGAACAGAAGCTGATCTGGTTATTACCCGTAGTGGTGTTCCACATGTACTTTTAGAAATCAAATACTCCACAGCGCCTAAGCCTGGTAAAGGGTTTTTTATTGCCAAAAAAGACCTGGCCACAACTCGAAATTTCATCATTTGCCCGACACCGAATAGCTATCCCCTTGCAGAAGATGTGGATGTTTTGAGTTATCTTGAACTTGATAAAATTTTTGATGCATGA
- a CDS encoding tetratricopeptide repeat protein: MKCFLLFITILTNVSLYSQSKGVTESTPSPQSGEGRGEVYAVVIGISDYQDPGIPDLRFAEKDAEAFANYLRSSAGGNLDHDHLKLLLNKEATVAQFAIALDWLMEVVKENDQVILYFSGHGDVEKKTITQPGYLLCWDAPARVYLAGGALALPMFQDIITTLSSQNKAKVVVITDACRSGKLAGSSVGGSQITGANLAKQYANEIKILSCQPNEYSIEGEQWGGGRGVFSYHLVNALYGMADHNNDQLVNLHEASRYLEDHVSKEVAPVSQMPMILGNRMELLAHVDASLLASVKSSKSHQLALLSSIESRGMEEDILSSVDTSIRLNYKLFNKALKEKKFIEPESNCAEYYYQHLMAHAGLSRLHSTMTRNYAAALQDDAQQVMNIMLKSGLTEQVLKNTSFSKLFKSYPAYLERASELLGKGHYMYQILQARKYYFEGLMKTSRKEARTLFRKALELQPDMPHAMIQLVRMSEGNQLDSALYYFEKGKNLVPQWVEPYLSMSKFYEWRTKQTDKAEEILILAGKLDSTSVLVKYKKADFYYTQGKFELAEQFFLSVIESIQGDICFPCAYHNLGNVYFNTQRYDLAEIQYHKAIQIDSTFSPAYFGLGNVYRSTLRYNLMEKCLEKAILLDSNSVIVNNSLGILYLDTHRYDLAVAKLLKIIQLDSGFVHAYYNLGRTYKMSKRDDLAEKYYKKTIELDITYWEAFFDLGYLYLNSKRLVEAEQMFYKVLEIVPNDFTAYYNLACISGIQGKIDQAYEHLAHTLKMGYKDFDTMHNDKDLILLRQRTQQWNSLMKKYFPDKMKN, encoded by the coding sequence ATGAAATGCTTTCTCCTCTTCATTACCATACTAACAAACGTTAGTTTGTATTCTCAATCTAAAGGAGTAACGGAAAGTACTCCCTCTCCGCAGAGTGGAGAGGGCCGGGGTGAGGTCTACGCAGTTGTCATTGGCATCTCCGACTACCAGGATCCCGGCATCCCTGATCTTCGCTTCGCAGAAAAAGATGCGGAGGCTTTTGCAAATTATTTAAGATCGAGTGCTGGTGGTAATTTGGATCATGATCATTTAAAATTATTATTAAATAAGGAAGCAACAGTAGCACAATTTGCCATTGCATTGGATTGGTTGATGGAAGTAGTAAAAGAAAATGATCAGGTTATACTCTATTTTTCCGGACATGGCGATGTAGAAAAAAAGACCATTACGCAACCAGGTTATCTCTTATGTTGGGATGCACCTGCTAGAGTTTATTTGGCAGGCGGCGCATTAGCGCTTCCCATGTTTCAAGATATCATCACTACGCTTTCCTCGCAAAACAAAGCTAAAGTAGTTGTCATCACAGATGCCTGCCGATCTGGAAAATTAGCTGGCAGCAGTGTCGGTGGATCACAAATAACAGGAGCTAATCTTGCAAAGCAATATGCGAATGAAATTAAAATACTTTCATGCCAGCCAAATGAATATTCTATCGAAGGTGAACAATGGGGGGGTGGACGCGGAGTTTTTTCTTATCATCTGGTCAATGCTTTATATGGTATGGCAGATCACAACAATGATCAGCTGGTAAATCTGCATGAAGCAAGTAGATATCTGGAGGATCATGTAAGCAAGGAAGTAGCTCCGGTAAGTCAGATGCCGATGATTTTAGGAAACCGCATGGAGCTGTTAGCACATGTAGATGCTTCACTTTTGGCTTCGGTTAAATCTTCTAAGAGCCATCAACTGGCTTTATTATCATCGATTGAATCAAGAGGAATGGAGGAAGATATTTTATCTTCCGTAGATACCTCAATACGTCTGAATTATAAACTGTTTAATAAAGCACTCAAAGAAAAGAAATTTATTGAGCCGGAATCAAATTGTGCGGAATATTATTACCAACACTTGATGGCACATGCTGGTTTGAGTCGATTACATTCTACAATGACTCGCAATTATGCAGCCGCTTTACAGGATGATGCACAGCAAGTAATGAACATCATGCTCAAGTCAGGACTCACCGAACAAGTATTGAAAAACACCAGTTTTTCCAAGCTGTTCAAGTCTTATCCGGCCTATTTGGAAAGGGCCAGCGAACTATTGGGAAAAGGCCATTACATGTACCAAATTTTGCAAGCCCGGAAATATTACTTTGAAGGATTAATGAAAACCAGTAGGAAAGAAGCACGTACCCTATTCAGAAAAGCTTTGGAGCTTCAACCCGATATGCCACATGCTATGATACAATTGGTTCGTATGTCTGAAGGCAACCAATTGGATTCTGCTTTATATTATTTTGAAAAAGGGAAGAACCTGGTTCCTCAATGGGTGGAACCTTATTTGTCTATGAGTAAATTTTATGAATGGAGAACGAAACAAACTGATAAAGCGGAAGAAATCCTAATCCTTGCAGGAAAATTAGATTCCACTTCTGTATTGGTAAAATATAAAAAAGCAGATTTTTACTATACGCAAGGCAAATTTGAACTCGCAGAGCAGTTTTTTTTATCAGTTATTGAAAGCATTCAGGGAGATATTTGTTTCCCTTGTGCTTACCATAATTTGGGAAATGTATACTTTAATACCCAACGATATGATTTAGCTGAAATTCAATACCATAAAGCCATTCAGATAGACTCAACTTTTAGTCCGGCCTATTTCGGTTTAGGAAATGTATATCGCAGTACTCTTCGCTATAATTTAATGGAAAAGTGTTTAGAAAAAGCGATCCTGCTCGATTCGAATTCAGTTATAGTCAATAACTCTTTGGGAATTCTTTATCTGGATACACATCGTTACGATCTTGCAGTTGCTAAGCTTTTAAAGATAATTCAACTAGATTCGGGTTTTGTACATGCCTATTATAATTTAGGAAGAACGTATAAAATGTCCAAACGGGATGATCTTGCAGAAAAGTATTATAAAAAAACAATTGAACTCGACATAACTTATTGGGAAGCTTTTTTTGATTTAGGATACCTATACCTAAATTCAAAACGCCTGGTAGAAGCTGAACAAATGTTTTATAAAGTTTTAGAAATAGTTCCAAACGATTTTACAGCTTATTACAACCTGGCTTGTATTTCCGGTATACAGGGCAAGATCGATCAGGCCTATGAACATCTCGCACATACTTTAAAAATGGGTTATAAAGACTTTGATACGATGCATAATGATAAAGACCTTATTTTGTTGCGCCAGAGAACTCAACAATGGAATTCCTTGATGAAGAAATATTTTCCCGACAAAATGAAAAATTAA